The Papio anubis isolate 15944 chromosome 2, Panubis1.0, whole genome shotgun sequence region GAACAAAATGGGCGTAGTACACCTGGTCAGGCTGGCCACAGAGCATCCGACCCTGCTAATGTTTCTGACCTTAGAGCAGATGATCAGGTTGACCAAACACCATCTGAACAAACTGAAGGCAAGGCATCTAGCCAAGCTAATAATGTACAGTATGAACAGAGTGATGGTCAGGTGTCTGGCCTGACCGAGGAAAGAACTGCTGAACAGATTGAACGAAGATTATCTAGCCAGGCTGAGAGAGTAACTTCTGGGCAGATTGATGGTAGACTGTCTATGCCATCTGACCAGAGAGGTTCCAGACAGACTGACCACAGAATGTCAGGCCAGGCTGAGAGAAGAACTTCCTAGGTGCTGGTGGTAGATATTCACATAGCTCCAATCAAGAGTTTCTGAAATTGGTGACTCTCGGACTCATGGCAGACCAGTCCGAGAGAAGAGCTTCCGAGCAGATGGACCGTAGACTATCTGACAAGGCTGAGGGAATAACTTCTGAGCAGATTACATACACATTATCCAGACTATCTGAGAAAAGACCTTCTGTGCAGATTGACAGTGGGTCATCCGCACATCTGACCACAAAAGTCCTTCTGTGCAGATTGACAGTGGGTCATCCGTACCATCTGACCGAAGTCCTTCTGTGCAGATTGACAGTGGGTCATCCGTACCATCTGACCGAAGTCCTTCTGTGCAGATTGACAGTGGATCATCCGTACCATCTGACCAAAGACCTTCAGTACAGATTGACCGCAGAATGTCAGGCAAAGTTAGGAGAACTTCTGTGAAGACTGACTACAGATTGGCTAGCCTGGTTCACCAAGGAACTTCTGAGCAGATTGACCTCAGATCGCATGGCCTCGTTGACCACAAAACATCTGTAAAGACTCACCACCAAGTGTATGGCAAAGCCACTGAACTAGCTGAACACCAGACTATTGACCAAGCTCATAGTAATGCTGATCAACCTCCAGTTGACAAGGCTGACTACAGTGAATCTGACCAGATTGACCACTTAGCAGACAGACAAGCTAATCACAAAGACCAACTGTCTTACTATGAAAGACATGGCCAGTCTGAAGACAGGATATTTCCCCAGTTAGGCAATAGCAAGAAGGACAAAGAGGCTGACTACAGAGTACAACCCTGCAAATTTGAGGACAGCCAAGTAGACCTCAATTCCAAGCTTTCAGTTGAAATGGAAACTCAAAATGCAACCACTACCCCAGCCTACCACCCAGTTGATGCCAGATTCACCAGTAATTTCCAAGCAAAAGACCAAGCCCTTTTCCCAAGACTCCCCTCCATCTCATCCAAATTGAACCATATTAGTAGTCAAGAAAAAACTCAAGCCGTAGTAACCAAATCTGTAAGTTAAATGGGCATTTGATACCTACCTGGGAGATCAGAGATCTAGGTGGGGCCTGGAGAGTAGAAATAGGGGTACAATGGAAGGGCATATATTgcatcaaggataaagaaaaaacgCACATGTTGTGGTATATGTGACCCATAATTTCAGGAAGGGCAAAAGAAGGatgggaaataaaagagaagtatTGCCTTCTCTACTCCCAAAGGCCGTTCAGGAAGGATTAAAAACCAGGATTCAGGAAACCTGCCTTTTACGTCCTGGTTCTGCAACTAACTCTGTGATATTAAGTCAttttccctctctgggcttctACCAGGAGATGGGAATTTGGAGTCGATTAGAGATCCCTGCGAAGGGAAAAGTATTTGAAGTTGATTGGCAATGCCTAGGGTACCCCCCAGGACATGAGGTGCATTATATTGCACCTGGAGACCTGGAGGATTATCCAAGTCTCtcttaaaaatgtgtcttttctCCAGCTCCTGGTGTTAAGATCTCATTGACATCAGATTTCACTGATAATGACAATTCCTAGGCCCTTCAGGTTTACTAAGGATTCTTTGGTGGGGGGATTTAAATTTCAGGATGAATTTTCAGAAATTGAGCAAGGAAAGAGCTATCGT contains the following coding sequences:
- the TEX55 gene encoding LOW QUALITY PROTEIN: testis-specific expressed protein 55 (The sequence of the model RefSeq protein was modified relative to this genomic sequence to represent the inferred CDS: inserted 2 bases in 2 codons); its protein translation is MEEPPQEALAEPLEHESPAAPSSAGHTNGQEDDDQKNQAERKADNHTAHRIADQTALRVPSQAKFNIFSQTTNGVAEQNGRSTPGQAGHRASDPANVSDLRADDQVDQTPSEQTEGKASSQANNVQYEQSDGQVSGLTEERTAEQIERRLSSQAERVTSGQIDGRLSMPSDQRGSRQTDHRMSGQAERRTSXGAGGRYSHSSNQEFLKLVTLGLMADQSERRASEQMDRRLSDKAEGITSEQITYTLSRLSEKRPSVQIDSGSSAXSDHKSPSVQIDSGSSVPSDRSPSVQIDSGSSVPSDRSPSVQIDSGSSVPSDQRPSVQIDRRMSGKVRRTSVKTDYRLASLVHQGTSEQIDLRSHGLVDHKTSVKTHHQVYGKATELAEHQTIDQAHSNADQPPVDKADYSESDQIDHLADRQANHKDQLSYYERHGQSEDRIFPQLGNSKKDKEADYRVQPCKFEDSQVDLNSKLSVEMETQNATTTPAYHPVDARFTSNFQAKDQALFPRLPSISSKLNHISSQEKTQAVVTKSDEFSEIEQGKSYRIRNQSCRRFPSIVYEDPYQVALQYMEKHHILQIFQQITENLVYEKPEDPLNFMLCQV